The window CCCGTGCTGCTACTGCTGGACGAGCCGGCCGCGGGGCTGCGCCACATGGAAAAGCAGGCGCTCGCGGACCTGATCCGCAGCCTGCGCAAGGAGGGCATGAGCATCCTGCTGGTCGAGCACGACATGGATTTCGTCATGCAACTCACCGACCACATCGTCGTGCTCAACTTCGGCGCGCGCATCGCGACCGGGTCTCCGGCCGAAGTCCAGCGCAACCCGGCCGTTGTCGAAGCCTATCTGGGGAGTGCGGCGTGAACGATTTGATGACCGTTTCCGGCCTGTCGGTGAACTACGGCCGCGTCGAGGCCGTGCGGGAGGTCTCGCTCGACGTGCGCGCAGGCGAGATCGCCACCGTCATCGGGGCGAACGGTGCCGGCAAGACGACGCTGCTCGCCTCCATCATGGGCCTTCTCCCGTCGCGGGGAACCGTGACGTTCGAAGGGCGCGACCTCGCGACAGTCGCCGCCGAGGACCGCGTCGCGATGGGCATCAGCCTCGTGCCGGAACAGCGCGATTTGTTCGGGACGATGAGCGTCGAGGAGAACCTCGAACTCGGCGCGTTCCGGCGCGGCCGCAACGAGATCGCGGAGCGCCTCGAAGGCGTGTTCACGCTCTTCCCGAGGCTGAAGGAGCGGCGGCGTCAGGAGGCCGGAACGCTTTCGGGCGGCGAGCGCCAGATGCTGGCGATGGGTCGTGCGCTGATGGCGCGGCCGCGCCTCCTGATGCTCGACGAGCCGAGCCTCGGTCTGGCGCCGTTGATCGTCCGCGACATCCTGCGCACGGTGGCCGATCTGCGGGCAGGGGGCGTGTCGATCCTGCTGGTCGAGCAGAACGCCCGCGCCGCGCTCCAGATCGCGGACCGGGCCTATGTCATGGAGCTCGGCGCTATCACCATGCAGGGGCCGGCAGCCGAACTGGCCGAGGATCCGCGCATCGCCGAGATCTATCTCGGCATCGGCCGGAAACCCGCCTGATGTCGGGAGGGTGCTGTGAAGCCCCCTTTTCCTCCTGATAATTCGCTGAAGTTTATGCACGATATTGCAGTGAGCACAGCTCAATCGCATCGGCATGCCTGATATTTTATGGCATATTGTGCAGAAAGTGCAGTATAATGCTTGCGACGCGCGATCCGCGCTGGTAGGCTCTTCTCGTCAAACAGCCGTGGGCGGACGAACCGCGTCTCCGCGGCACTCTTTGGGAGGAGAGTCAGATGAAGACCGTGTTGAAGGGCTCGCTCGCGGGCGTGCTTGCGCTCGTCGCAACGAGCGCAGCGGCGCAGGACGAGAAGATCGATGTCGGCATGATCCTGCCCTATGTCGGCGTCTATGCCGCGCTGGGCACCGAGATCGACCAGGGCTTCATGCTGGCGCTGGACGAAGCGGGCATGACCGACCGTTTCAACATCATCCGCGAGGACACCGAAGCCGCCCCGCCGGTCGGCGTCGCGAAGACGCGCAAGCTGGTTCTCGAAGACGAGGTGGACGTTCTCGTCGGCATCGTGTCGTCGGGCGTGCTGGCTGCGGTGCGCGACTTCGTCGACCAGTCGCAGGTGCCGCTGATCGTCTCCAATGCCGGCAACGACGAAGCGACCGGCCTTTCCTGCAGCCCATACATCACCCGCGTTTCATTCTCCAACGCGCAGGTCGCCCGGCCGATGGGCCAGTGGATGTACGATCAGGGCGTGCGCACCGTCTACACCATGGCGCCGGACTACGCCGCCGGCCGCCAGTTCATCGGCGCCTTTGCGGAAGCCTTCAAGGCCGTGGGCGGCGAGGTCGTCGGCGAGGCGTTCACGCCGTTCGGCCAGACGCAGGATTTCGGCCCCTATATGACCACGGCGCAGGCCGCCGCGCCCGACGCGGTGTTCGTGTTCTATGCCGGCGGCGAGGCGATCAACTATGTGAAGCAGTACGATTCCTTCGGGATCAAGGACACCGTGCCGCTCTACGGCACCGGCTTCCTCACCTCGCAACTCTATCTCGACGCGGAAGGCCCGGCAGCGACGGGCGTGATCACGTCGCTTCACTATCTGCCGGCGCTCGACACACCGGAGAACAAGGCCTTCGTGGAGGCTTTCCAGAAGGTCGCGGGCGGTCGCCTGCCGTCGGAATACGCAGTTCAGGGCTATGACACCGGGCGTTCTCTGGTCGAGGCCGTCAAGGCCGGCGCGACGGATCGGGAATCGATCACCCAGGCGCTCAAGCAGGTCAGCTATACGGGTCCGCGCGGGCCGCTGGAAATCGATCCGGCGACCAACAACATCGTCCAGAACGTCTATGTCTTCGACATCGTCGAGGAGGACGGCCGCCTGACGCAGAAGCTGCTCGATACCGTCGAAGCGGTGCGCGACGAGCCCAACGGCTGCGAACTCTGAGCATCACCGACATCGCAGGATGCGCGGCCCGCCCGCGCATCCGCTCCTGACGACCCCAAGATTTCGGAAGGCGGCATGTCGTTCTGGATCGTCCAGGCCCTCAATGGGCTGCAGTTCTCGATGCTGCTCTTCTTGCTGTCGATCGGCCTGACGGTCATCTTCGGCCTGATGCATTTCGTCAATCTCGCCCACGGCGCGCTCTATGCGCTGGGTGCCTATGTCGGCGTCAGCGCCTTCCTCGTGACCGGCACGTACTGGGGCGCATTCATCGCCGCGCCGATCGCCGTGGCGCTTGCCGGCATCGTGCTTTATCTCGGCCTTATCCGCCGCCTGCGCGGGGCGGGGCCGATGAGCCAGGTCCTGGTCACCTTCGGCCTGATTTTCATCCTGCACGATCTCTTCCGCCTCACCTGGGGCGACTACGCGCTCAGCCTCAGCGAGCCGATGCTGTTTTCGGGCCGCAGCACGTTTCTGGGCGTGACCTATCCGACCTACCGCCTGTTCATCATCGGTGTCGGCCTGTCGGTGATGGTCGGGTTGTGGCTGCTCCTGTCGCGCACCCAGATCGGCGCGATGATCCGCGCCGGCGTGGACAATGGCAGCATGGCGGCGTGCCTCGGCATCAATGTCGACCGGCTGTTCTTCCTCGTCTTCTGCCTCGGCTGCGGGTTGGCCGGGCTTGCGGGCGTGGTGGCCGCGCCGGTCCTGTCGGTAACGCCGCATATGGGCACGCAAATCCTCATTCCGACGCTCGTCGTGGTGGTGATCGGCGGGCTGGGAAGCCTGCGCGGCGCCATCGCCGGCTCGCTGCTGGTCGGCTTCATCCAGACGTTCGGCGTGGTGCTGGTGCCGCAACTCGCCTCGGTGACGATCTACGCGCTTCTGGCCGCCGTGCTCATCCTGCGTCCCGCAGGCCTCTTTCCAGCGCGGGCGTGACGGCGATGTTTCATCAAACCCTCGCCAAGACCATCACGCTGGCGCTGCTGCTGGGCGGCATGGCGATCTATACCGTCTTCGCCGGCTTCTATGGCCGGGAGCTGATCATCGAGGCGTCGGCGCTCATCATTCTCGCCATCAGCCTCGACCTGGTCGCGGGCTATGGCGGCATGATCTCCCTGTGCCACGGCGCAATCTTCGGCATCGGCGCCTATGTGTTCGCGGTCCTCACGTCGATGTTCGGCATCTCGCCGCTGATCGCGCTTCCGGCGGCGATGGCCGCGGGCGGTCTCTTCGGGCTCGCCGTCGGCGCCGTCACGTCGCGTACGACGGGCATCTTCTTCATCATGGCGACGCTCGCCTTCGGCCAGATGGTGCATGTCTACGTCTTCGAGAACAGGGCATTGGGCGGCGATGACGGGCTGTCGGGCGTCGCACGCATCGACCTGTCGCTCCTCGGCCTCAACATGAACAATTCGATGCAGTTCGCACTGTTCTCGATCGTGCTGGCGGGGCTGGCCTATGTGATGGCCGCGCTGCTGCTGCGGTCCGGCTTCGGGCGCACATTGGTCGGCATCCGCTCGAACGAAACCCGGATGCGTGCGATCGGCCTGCCGGTGCGGCGCTACAAGGCGCTCGCCTTCGGCTTCTCGGGCGTCCTCGCAGGCCTCGCGGGCACGATCGCCGCGCAGCAGACCATGTTCGTCTCGCCGCTGATGATGGGCTGGATGATGTCCGGGGAGGCACTGGTGATGGTGATCCTGGGCGGCATCGGCACGCTGGTCGGACCCGCCGTGGGCGCGGTGCTGGTCGTGTTCCTCGAACACGAGCTGAGCGGCCTGACGCGCTATTGGCACATGATCATGGGCATCATCCTCGTTCTGGTCGTGGTGATGGGCAATCGCGGTCTCTACGGCCAGTTCGAATACATGCTCACGCGCCGCAAGCGGCCGGCGCCGGTGCCCGAGCAAAAGGCCGCCACGAGGCTCGACGTAGCGGAGAGCCGCCATGCTTGAAGCGATCGGACTTGAGAAATCCTACGGCAGGCTCAAGGTCACGCAGAATGTCTCGCTGGCGGTCGAAAAGGGCGAGCGCCGCGTCATCCTCGGTCCGAACGGCGCGGGCAAGACAACGCTCTTCAACATCCTCGTCGGCGAGGTGAGGCCGAATGCCGGTACGATCAAGCTCGCGGGACGCGACCTGACGCGGATGCCGGTCGAGGCGCGCGCCCGGCTTGGGCTCGGACGCAGCTACCAGAAGAACACGCTCTTCGACGACCTCACCGTCGCCGAAAACCTCGCCCTGGCATGTGCCACTGCGTCGGGTGCGGCAGGTTGGCTGACGCGCGACACGCTCAACGACCGCGCGATCGCGGAACGCGTGGGCGACGTCGCCTCGAAGGTCGGGCTGACGCCGCTTCTGGATCATCCCGTGAACGCGGTCTCGTATGGCGCGCGCCGCCAGCTCGAGGTCGGCATCGCGCTTGCGACGGAACCCGTCGTCCTGCTGATGGACGAGCCGACATCGGGCGTCGGCCCGGAGATGATCAAGGCCTTTCACACCCTCCTGAAATCGCTGCCGCGCGACCTCACCGTGGTGATCATCGAGCACGACATGGACCTCGCCTTCGACGTCGCGGACCGCGTCACGGTCCTGAACTATGGCGAGGTGGTTTTCGAAGGCACGCCGGACGAAACGCGCGACAGCCACCTCGTCAACGAAATCTACCTCGGAGGCTGGAGCCACGATGCTTGAGGTGGAGGACCTGCACACCGGCTATGGCGAGACCAGGGTCATCCACGGGCTGGGCTTCGCCGCGCGCAGGGGGCGTGTCATGGCCGTTCTCGGCCGCAACGGCGCCGGCAAAACCACGACGCTGAAGGCGATCATGGGCCTGCTGCCGCTGTCGCGCGGCGAGATACGGCTCGACGGGCGCAGGATTTCGGGCCGGCCTTCCTATGAGATCGCCCGCAGCGGCATCGGCTACGTGCCCGAGACGCGCGACATCTTCCCCTCGCTGACGGTCGATGAAAACCTGCGGCTGGCGATGCGCATCTCGCCGCCGAACCCGGCCTGGACGCGCGAACGGGTCATCGACTTCTTTCCCAACCTGGCCAACCGGCTGACCAATGGCGGCAACCAGCTTTCGGGCGGCGAGCAGCAGATGCTGTCGATCGCGCGCGCCTTGTTGACCAACCCGCATCTGCTCATCCTCGACGAGCCGACGGAAGGGCTGGCACCGATCATCGTGCGCCAGATCCACGACAAGCTGCAGGAACTCAAGGCCGAGGGTCTGACGATGATTTTGGTCGAGCAGAATTTCGGCTTCGCGACCAGCCTTGCCGACGATGTCTGCGTGGTCGGACGCGGCGATGTCGTCTGGCGGGGCACGTCTGCGCAGGTCTGCGACGACAAGGCGGCACAAAAGAAATGGCTGGGGGTCTGATCCCGGCAGGCGTCATCCGCGCCGCCGGGGTCGCCGCCCCGTGAACTGGAGGAACCCATGGTCGAGGATAACGGCAACGCCGCACTGTATTTTGTCGATCGCCATGTCGCGGAGGGGCGGGGCGACAAGGCCGCCTTCGTGGAAAGCGGGGAGGGCGGGCGCACGCTGACCTATGGCGGGCTCGCGGAGCAGTCGTCGCGCATGGCCGACCTTTATGCGCGGCACGGCATCCAGCCGGAAGGCCGCGCGGCGATCATCATGCTCGACGAGATCGCGCTGCCGGTGATCTTCTGGGGAAGCCTCAAGGCAGGCGTGGTGCCGATTCCGCTGAACACGCTTCTGTCGACCGATTATTACGAGATCATCCTCAACGACGCGCGCGTCAAGGTGCTGTTCGTCTCGCCGGAACTGCTGCCTGCGGTTGAGCCGATCCTGTCGCGTATCGCCTCCCTGCGCCATGTCTTCGTGGTGGGCGGCGAGGCGGGCGGACACCTGTCCTTCGCCGATGAACTCGCCGCCTCGCAGCCGGGCGGCATGTGCCATGCGAGCGATGACGAATGCGCGTTCTGGCTCTATTCGTCGGGCTCCACGGGGCGGCCAAAGGGCGTACGCCACGTTCATTCCAGCCTCAAGGCGACGTCCGACACGTTCGGCGCGCAGGTGCTCGCCATCACGCAGGACGACGTCGTGCTGTCCGCCGCCAAGCTGTTCTTCGCCTACGGCCTCGGCAACTCGATGACCTTCCCGATGTCGGTCGGCGCGACCGCGATCCTGCATCGCGGGAGGCCGACGCCGGACGTGATGTTCAAGGCGATCGAAGACAGCCGGCCGACGATCTTCTGCGGCGTGCCCACGCTGTTCGCCGCGATGCTCGCGCATGCGGGCGCGACCGACGCCGTTTCCACCAGCCTGCGCATCTGCACGTCGGCGGGCGAAGCGCTGCCGGCCGAGGTCGGCAATCGCTGGCGGCAACTCTTCGGCGTCGATATCCTCGACGGCGTGGGGTCCACCGAGATGCTGCATATCTTCCTCGCCAATGCACCGGGCAGCATCGTCTACGGCACGTCGGGCGTCGCCGTGCCGGGCTACGCGGTCAAGCTGGTCGACGAACAGGGCGCGGAGATCGATGGTCCCGGCGAGGTCGGCGAACTGCTCGTCAACGGGCCGTCCGCCGCGGAGAATTACTGGAACCAGCGCGACAAGAGCCGCTCGACCTTCGAGGGCAGATGGACGCGCACCGGCGACAAATACGAGCGCACCGGCGATGGCCGTTTCGTCTATTGCGGGCGCACGGACGACATGTTCAAGGTCTCGGGCATCTGGGTCGCGCCGTTCGAGGTCGAGCAGGCGCTCGTCTCGCATCCGCGCGTGCTGGAAGCGGCGGTCGTGCCGTTTCGCGACCACGAAGGGCTCGAGAAGCCGCTGGCCTATGTCGTGCTGAAGGACGGGGCGGCGGCCGACACCCTGCCCGAAATGCTCAAGGCGCATGTCAAGGAGCGCATCGGCGCGTGGAAATATCCGCGCTGGATCAGCATCGTTCCCGAACTGCCGAAGACCGCGACGGGAAAAATCCAGCGCTTCAAATTGCGCGAGGACGAATGGACCCGGGCAGTCGATAGGTGAGGCGCCGGGCCGGATGATCGAACTCTTCTACGCGCCGACGCCGAACGGCTGGAAGGTCGCGATCATGCTGGAGGAGTGCGGCCTTCGATACGAAGCCCGCTTCCTCGACATCTTCGCGGGCGCGCAGTTCGAGCCGGAGTTTTTGGCGATTAGCCCCAATGCGCGCATGCCGGCCATCGTGGACCGTGATGCCGGCGCGACGCCGGTAAGCGTGTTCGAATCCGGCGCGATCCTGTTCTACCTCGCCGAAAAGACCGGGCGCTTCATGGGGACGAGACCGCAGGCGCGGAAGGAAACGCTCGAATGGCTGTTCTGGCAGACGGGCAATCTCGGGCCCATGGCGGGGCAGTACGCGCATTTCCGCATGTTCGGCCCACGGGAGCGGCAGGACTACAGTCTCGCCCGCTATCGCGGAGAGTATGAACGCTGCCTCGCGGTGCTGGAACGCCGGCTCGACGGCCGCGCCTTCGTGGTCGACGACTATTCGATCGCCGACATGCAGATATTTCCCTGGGTGTTCATCGCCCGCAATCTCGACGTGTCGCTCGATCTCTTCCCGAACGTGTCGGCCTGGCGCGAGCGCCTCAAGCAACGGCCTGCCGTGCGCGCCGCCATCGACCTGATGAAGGACCGGCAGAACCGCGGCGAGTACAATGCCGATACCAATCGGATGCTCTACAACCAGACCGCCGCGCATATCCCGCAGCGCCGCTAGCTGGGCGTGCTCTGCGCCTGGAACGTGGACCAGATTTCCTCGCCTGCGACGGCCATGAGTGCGTAGCCTTCGCACATCGCCGCATGGCGACGATCCCAGCCCGCAACGCAGGCCCGAAGTTGTGGCGAGGCGGGTTCGGTGTCGAGATCGGCGAGGTCGATCCCGGCCGCATTCGCCAGCCAGGCACGCTCGATTCTGCGCGTGGCGATGAACGCCGCCACGTCGATTCGTTCGGTCTCCATTGCTTCTCCTCCCTGTTGAATGCTCGCCCAATGCATCAGCCCGCCGCGCTCGCGCGGGAAGCCGAGGCCGTGAACGCTGGCAAGGTCGATCGCGGCGGCGGACGCGACGCCTTCCCCGAGGATCGCCGAGGCTTCGGCGACCATCGCCGCCAGAACGCATCGCCGCATCTCGTCTTGCGAAAACGCCCGGCGCTCGATGCGGGCGAAATGCGCCTCCTCGCGGATGGCGTCCTCGACCAGCGGATCGATCACCGCGCCGCCGCCGCCGGGATAGCGATACCAGCCGACGCCGGCCTTCTTGCCGATGCGGCCTTCCTCGACCATCCTGTCGGTGATCGCAAAGCGCCGCCCCGAGCCTGCGGTCCCGCCCTGCCGGCGGCGATGGTAGGTGGCATCGAGACCGGCGAGGTCCTGCGCCTCGAACGGGCCGATGGCGAAGCCGAAGTCCACCATCGCCTCGTCGAGTTCCCACGGCAGCCCGCCTTTCAGAAGGATCGCATCGCAGACGGCGTTGCGGCGCTGGGTCAGGCGATCGACGATGCCGCCGGGCGACGCGCCGAGCGCGATCGGCAGCTTGCCCAGCCTGCGGGCAAGCGCGAGCCCCTGCGACAGCGACCGGGCCGACGTGCCTTCGCAGGACGAGACTTCGACGAGCGACGTCAGATGCGCAGGCGCGGAGAGGCCGAACCACACCACCCGGTCCGGATAGGGCGTTGCCTCTGCGATGGACCGCAGATCGCAGGACGCGGTCGTCGTGGCGAGCAGCGCGCCGGGCGCAGCAGCCCCCAGATCGCGCAGGATGGATCGCTTGAGCGAGAGGTTTTCCGGCACCGCCTCGATGACGGCGTCCGCCGACGAAAGTCCCGCCAGACCGGTCTGCCAGCGAACGCCTTCACGGATCGCGGCCCGGTCGCTGTCGGTGAGCCGTCCGGCTGCGACCTCGTGATCCAGCAGCTTCGAGAACCAGTGGCGGGATCGCTCGCAGCCATGGGCGTCCGCTTCGACGATCGTCACGCCGATGCGCGCGCGCCGCAGCGCGAAGGAAAGGCCGGTGCCGATGGTGCCGCCGCCGATCACGGCAGCACGGGCGATCGAACAGGGTCCGGCGGCGAGCGCTGCGGCAATCATGGCGCGTTCCGCCGCTTCTAGATGGAGGATGGCCGGGCTCGTTCGATCGTTTCGCGTGTTCATCGCCCGTGCCATCTCGATCCTCGTCGATCAGGCCGGCGGCGCCGACAGAAACGGCTCGGCGATCGCGCGGATGTCGGCGGGGATGGCCGTCTTCTCGTGCCTGTCGGCGACCACGAACACGCAGACGAACTTTCCTTGGAAACACAGCCTGCCCGCCTGGTGCCCGTCGACCGCGAAGCCGATCGACGTCTCGCCGAGCCGGGTCAGGTGGACGGTGCATTCGAGCGGCGCGCGCGGCGTCACGTGAAAGCGGAAATCCATTTCCAGCCGGGCAAACGGCGTGCCGAGATTCCGGTCGATGTTGAGGCTGAACCAGTCATTGCCGATCCGGTGCTGCCACCACGCATCGATCGCTTCGAGCGCGAAGTAGGGAATGCGTCCGGTATAGGCGATCCTCGCCGGATCGCAGTCGGCCCAGCCGACCCGGATTCGATGGACGAAAGACGCTGTACCCGCGCTCGCATCGTTGCCGGAAGAACGCGCGTCGCCCATGGAAGCCTCCTTCAATAGGTTTCGAGATGATAGCGGCCGGCGTCGCGCATGCCGTTTCGGATCGAGGTCCAGTCGAGGCCCGCGCCGCGCGCGATGTCCTTGAATGCTTCCTCGACGCCCCCCTCCATCGCCTTCAGTCCGCAGACATAGATATGCGTGTTGTCCTGCGAGAGGGCGCTGGCGAGACGTGCCGCCTCGGTCCGCATCTTGTCCTGAACATACTGCTTGTCCTGGCCGCCGACGCGGGAGAAGGCGAAATGCTTGGCGAGAAAGCCGTCCGGCACTTTCTTCAAGGGTCCGAAATAGGGCAGGGCCTCCGGCGCGCGGGCACCGAAGAACAGCGTCATGCCCCCGGAATTTGCTGCCGCGGTGCGTTGGCGGCGCATCGTGAAGCCGCGAAATGGCGCCGAGCCCGTCCCGGTGCAGATCATGATCAGGTGCGCCTGCGGATCGTCGGGCATCAGGAAGGTCGATCCGAAAGGTCCCATCAGGTCGACCTTGTCGCCCTTCTTCAGGTCGCAGACGAAATTCGAGCAGACGCCATTCGGCTCGCGCTTGACGGTCAGCGCGATGTTGTTGGTGTTCGGCCGCTCGCCGTCGCGCGGGCTGGAGATCGAATAGAGCCGCATCCGGTGCGGCCGTCCGTTCTCGTCCGTGCCCGGCGCGACGATGCCGACGCTTTGGCCTTCGAGAACCGGAAAATGCTGCGATCCCAGATCGAGGATGATGTGGCGCACGTCGCTGTCGGACGCTTCGGCCGTGAGACGGTAGTTTCCCTGGATCGTGCCGATCGCGGGCTTGGCGCTGCCGTAGAGATTGACGGTCGGCTTCGACGCCGAGAGCGGGGCCTTCACCGCACCGCCCGCGCCCGCATGCGCTTCGGCCAGAAGCGCGGCGACCGCATCGTCGAGCGCCTCGATCGTGACCGCGCCTGCGCCGTTGTCGGCCTTGATATCTTCCTGCACGGGCAGGTCCATCCAGCCGAGCTGCTCCTCCAGGCTGTAAGGTTCGGCGACCACGCGCCAGTTGTCGATCGAGCCCGTGGGGCACGGCGCGATGCAGGACATGCAGAAATTGCACTTCGCCGGGTCCACCACGACGTTGTTCTCGTCATGCGTGATGGCCCCGATGGGGCAGGCCTCCTCGCAGGTGTGGCACCGGATGCAAATCTCCGGGTCGATGAGATGCTGTTTGACGGGCGCGTTCATGGCTTTGCTCCGTTCGAGACCCACTCACGCCATGTGAAGCTGCACATACTCGAAATCGCCGGGCTTGTTGTCGATCCCCACCCGCGGCGGCGCGATCCAGCCTGCGTACTTGCCGGGCTCCCAGACGGGTTCCATGAGCGACTGGATGAAGTCGCCATCGGCTTTGGTCGGCAGCCATTCGTTCCGGCGCTTCTCCCAGGCCTCGCTGGAGATGATCTCTCCATCGGGGGTCATGTCGACATTGCCGAAGACGCCGATCTGGCGGTGGAAGCCCGGATGCGGCAGCTTCATCTCGAACTGAACGCCTGCCTTGGCGATCGCAGCACTCCACCGGCCGACGCCGCCCGAGGCGTCGCGCACATAGTCGTCGCGCAGCCGCATGTTGATCG is drawn from Mesorhizobium sp. CAU 1732 and contains these coding sequences:
- a CDS encoding glutathione binding-like protein, which codes for MIELFYAPTPNGWKVAIMLEECGLRYEARFLDIFAGAQFEPEFLAISPNARMPAIVDRDAGATPVSVFESGAILFYLAEKTGRFMGTRPQARKETLEWLFWQTGNLGPMAGQYAHFRMFGPRERQDYSLARYRGEYERCLAVLERRLDGRAFVVDDYSIADMQIFPWVFIARNLDVSLDLFPNVSAWRERLKQRPAVRAAIDLMKDRQNRGEYNADTNRMLYNQTAAHIPQRR
- a CDS encoding branched-chain amino acid ABC transporter permease → MFHQTLAKTITLALLLGGMAIYTVFAGFYGRELIIEASALIILAISLDLVAGYGGMISLCHGAIFGIGAYVFAVLTSMFGISPLIALPAAMAAGGLFGLAVGAVTSRTTGIFFIMATLAFGQMVHVYVFENRALGGDDGLSGVARIDLSLLGLNMNNSMQFALFSIVLAGLAYVMAALLLRSGFGRTLVGIRSNETRMRAIGLPVRRYKALAFGFSGVLAGLAGTIAAQQTMFVSPLMMGWMMSGEALVMVILGGIGTLVGPAVGAVLVVFLEHELSGLTRYWHMIMGIILVLVVVMGNRGLYGQFEYMLTRRKRPAPVPEQKAATRLDVAESRHA
- a CDS encoding ABC transporter substrate-binding protein, with translation MKTVLKGSLAGVLALVATSAAAQDEKIDVGMILPYVGVYAALGTEIDQGFMLALDEAGMTDRFNIIREDTEAAPPVGVAKTRKLVLEDEVDVLVGIVSSGVLAAVRDFVDQSQVPLIVSNAGNDEATGLSCSPYITRVSFSNAQVARPMGQWMYDQGVRTVYTMAPDYAAGRQFIGAFAEAFKAVGGEVVGEAFTPFGQTQDFGPYMTTAQAAAPDAVFVFYAGGEAINYVKQYDSFGIKDTVPLYGTGFLTSQLYLDAEGPAATGVITSLHYLPALDTPENKAFVEAFQKVAGGRLPSEYAVQGYDTGRSLVEAVKAGATDRESITQALKQVSYTGPRGPLEIDPATNNIVQNVYVFDIVEEDGRLTQKLLDTVEAVRDEPNGCEL
- a CDS encoding ABC transporter ATP-binding protein, giving the protein MLEAIGLEKSYGRLKVTQNVSLAVEKGERRVILGPNGAGKTTLFNILVGEVRPNAGTIKLAGRDLTRMPVEARARLGLGRSYQKNTLFDDLTVAENLALACATASGAAGWLTRDTLNDRAIAERVGDVASKVGLTPLLDHPVNAVSYGARRQLEVGIALATEPVVLLMDEPTSGVGPEMIKAFHTLLKSLPRDLTVVIIEHDMDLAFDVADRVTVLNYGEVVFEGTPDETRDSHLVNEIYLGGWSHDA
- a CDS encoding thioesterase family protein; this encodes MGDARSSGNDASAGTASFVHRIRVGWADCDPARIAYTGRIPYFALEAIDAWWQHRIGNDWFSLNIDRNLGTPFARLEMDFRFHVTPRAPLECTVHLTRLGETSIGFAVDGHQAGRLCFQGKFVCVFVVADRHEKTAIPADIRAIAEPFLSAPPA
- a CDS encoding benzoate-CoA ligase family protein is translated as MVEDNGNAALYFVDRHVAEGRGDKAAFVESGEGGRTLTYGGLAEQSSRMADLYARHGIQPEGRAAIIMLDEIALPVIFWGSLKAGVVPIPLNTLLSTDYYEIILNDARVKVLFVSPELLPAVEPILSRIASLRHVFVVGGEAGGHLSFADELAASQPGGMCHASDDECAFWLYSSGSTGRPKGVRHVHSSLKATSDTFGAQVLAITQDDVVLSAAKLFFAYGLGNSMTFPMSVGATAILHRGRPTPDVMFKAIEDSRPTIFCGVPTLFAAMLAHAGATDAVSTSLRICTSAGEALPAEVGNRWRQLFGVDILDGVGSTEMLHIFLANAPGSIVYGTSGVAVPGYAVKLVDEQGAEIDGPGEVGELLVNGPSAAENYWNQRDKSRSTFEGRWTRTGDKYERTGDGRFVYCGRTDDMFKVSGIWVAPFEVEQALVSHPRVLEAAVVPFRDHEGLEKPLAYVVLKDGAAADTLPEMLKAHVKERIGAWKYPRWISIVPELPKTATGKIQRFKLREDEWTRAVDR
- a CDS encoding ABC transporter ATP-binding protein: MLEVEDLHTGYGETRVIHGLGFAARRGRVMAVLGRNGAGKTTTLKAIMGLLPLSRGEIRLDGRRISGRPSYEIARSGIGYVPETRDIFPSLTVDENLRLAMRISPPNPAWTRERVIDFFPNLANRLTNGGNQLSGGEQQMLSIARALLTNPHLLILDEPTEGLAPIIVRQIHDKLQELKAEGLTMILVEQNFGFATSLADDVCVVGRGDVVWRGTSAQVCDDKAAQKKWLGV
- a CDS encoding ABC transporter ATP-binding protein codes for the protein MNDLMTVSGLSVNYGRVEAVREVSLDVRAGEIATVIGANGAGKTTLLASIMGLLPSRGTVTFEGRDLATVAAEDRVAMGISLVPEQRDLFGTMSVEENLELGAFRRGRNEIAERLEGVFTLFPRLKERRRQEAGTLSGGERQMLAMGRALMARPRLLMLDEPSLGLAPLIVRDILRTVADLRAGGVSILLVEQNARAALQIADRAYVMELGAITMQGPAAELAEDPRIAEIYLGIGRKPA
- a CDS encoding branched-chain amino acid ABC transporter permease: MSFWIVQALNGLQFSMLLFLLSIGLTVIFGLMHFVNLAHGALYALGAYVGVSAFLVTGTYWGAFIAAPIAVALAGIVLYLGLIRRLRGAGPMSQVLVTFGLIFILHDLFRLTWGDYALSLSEPMLFSGRSTFLGVTYPTYRLFIIGVGLSVMVGLWLLLSRTQIGAMIRAGVDNGSMAACLGINVDRLFFLVFCLGCGLAGLAGVVAAPVLSVTPHMGTQILIPTLVVVVIGGLGSLRGAIAGSLLVGFIQTFGVVLVPQLASVTIYALLAAVLILRPAGLFPARA
- the boxA gene encoding benzoyl-CoA 2,3-epoxidase subunit BoxA; this encodes MNAPVKQHLIDPEICIRCHTCEEACPIGAITHDENNVVVDPAKCNFCMSCIAPCPTGSIDNWRVVAEPYSLEEQLGWMDLPVQEDIKADNGAGAVTIEALDDAVAALLAEAHAGAGGAVKAPLSASKPTVNLYGSAKPAIGTIQGNYRLTAEASDSDVRHIILDLGSQHFPVLEGQSVGIVAPGTDENGRPHRMRLYSISSPRDGERPNTNNIALTVKREPNGVCSNFVCDLKKGDKVDLMGPFGSTFLMPDDPQAHLIMICTGTGSAPFRGFTMRRQRTAAANSGGMTLFFGARAPEALPYFGPLKKVPDGFLAKHFAFSRVGGQDKQYVQDKMRTEAARLASALSQDNTHIYVCGLKAMEGGVEEAFKDIARGAGLDWTSIRNGMRDAGRYHLETY
- a CDS encoding 3-hydroxyacyl-CoA dehydrogenase NAD-binding domain-containing protein, which codes for MIAAALAAGPCSIARAAVIGGGTIGTGLSFALRRARIGVTIVEADAHGCERSRHWFSKLLDHEVAAGRLTDSDRAAIREGVRWQTGLAGLSSADAVIEAVPENLSLKRSILRDLGAAAPGALLATTTASCDLRSIAEATPYPDRVVWFGLSAPAHLTSLVEVSSCEGTSARSLSQGLALARRLGKLPIALGASPGGIVDRLTQRRNAVCDAILLKGGLPWELDEAMVDFGFAIGPFEAQDLAGLDATYHRRRQGGTAGSGRRFAITDRMVEEGRIGKKAGVGWYRYPGGGGAVIDPLVEDAIREEAHFARIERRAFSQDEMRRCVLAAMVAEASAILGEGVASAAAIDLASVHGLGFPRERGGLMHWASIQQGGEAMETERIDVAAFIATRRIERAWLANAAGIDLADLDTEPASPQLRACVAGWDRRHAAMCEGYALMAVAGEEIWSTFQAQSTPS